In Deinococcus sp. QL22, the following are encoded in one genomic region:
- a CDS encoding glutaminyl-peptide cyclotransferase encodes MRFRLLVSLLCLTSVAAPAPALPLSTSVRTPLLTPSVVARFPHDRAAFTQGLQYLGGGVLLESTGQIGESGVRRVELKSGRVQRMVATPLAQAFGEGSTVLGSVAYHITWQSGVAFAFDATTLREMGRYRYTGEGWGLTNDGKHLIMSSGSAALVWRDPKTFAVKRSVTVTDQGQPVRNLNELEYVQGSVYANVWLTDRIAKIDPATGKVTAWIDVSNLTREASTTAARAGKPLTFDDVPNGIAFIPERGTLLLTGKRWPTLFEVKVPGLKVETGVTGRGATGR; translated from the coding sequence GTGCGCTTCCGCCTTCTTGTTTCTTTGCTGTGCCTGACCAGTGTTGCTGCCCCGGCTCCTGCCCTTCCTCTGTCTACGTCGGTGCGCACGCCGCTACTGACCCCTAGTGTGGTCGCTCGCTTTCCGCATGACCGGGCCGCCTTTACACAGGGCTTGCAGTATTTGGGTGGCGGCGTGTTGCTGGAAAGTACGGGTCAAATCGGTGAATCGGGCGTGCGGCGGGTCGAGCTGAAGTCGGGCCGGGTTCAGCGAATGGTGGCGACACCGCTGGCTCAAGCGTTTGGCGAGGGCTCGACGGTGCTGGGGAGCGTGGCTTACCACATCACCTGGCAAAGCGGCGTGGCTTTTGCCTTTGACGCCACCACCCTGCGCGAGATGGGCCGTTACCGATACACGGGCGAGGGCTGGGGCCTCACCAACGACGGCAAGCACCTGATCATGAGTAGCGGCAGCGCGGCATTGGTGTGGCGCGATCCCAAAACCTTTGCAGTCAAGCGGAGTGTCACGGTGACCGATCAGGGCCAGCCCGTGCGGAACCTGAACGAGCTGGAATATGTGCAGGGCAGCGTCTACGCCAACGTGTGGCTGACTGACCGGATTGCCAAGATTGACCCGGCCACCGGGAAGGTCACCGCGTGGATCGATGTATCCAACCTGACCCGTGAGGCCAGTACCACTGCCGCCCGCGCCGGAAAACCCCTGACCTTCGACGACGTGCCCAACGGCATCGCCTTCATTCCAGAACGGGGCACGCTGCTGCTGACAGGCAAGCGCTGGCCCACGCTGTTTGAAGTGAAGGTGCCCGGGCTGAAGGTGGAAACGGGCGTGACTGGGCGGGGGGCGACAGGGCGGTAA
- a CDS encoding nuclear transport factor 2 family protein, whose product MTQVDANRTPSNLTEQFMQALQVIEQTGDVEPLVALFAKGSSLKNLTTHTWTGQDGAREFWTAYLSNFEQIRSEFTHHLEASNTGLMEWEATGQLKGGSDLAYRGVSIIEIDGDKVSAFRTYYDSAAFVNTGVAEVRSE is encoded by the coding sequence ATGACCCAAGTTGACGCCAACCGAACCCCCAGCAACCTGACCGAACAATTTATGCAGGCGCTTCAAGTGATTGAGCAAACGGGCGACGTAGAGCCGTTGGTGGCTCTCTTCGCCAAGGGTTCCAGCCTGAAGAATCTGACGACCCACACGTGGACGGGGCAGGACGGCGCACGCGAATTCTGGACGGCTTACCTCTCCAACTTTGAGCAGATTCGCAGCGAATTTACTCACCATCTGGAGGCCAGCAACACGGGCCTGATGGAATGGGAAGCCACCGGGCAACTGAAGGGCGGCTCCGATCTGGCCTACCGGGGCGTCAGCATTATCGAAATTGATGGGGATAAAGTTAGCGCCTTCCGCACCTACTACGATTCGGCGGCGTTCGTGAATACAGGTGTGGCCGAAGTTCGTTCTGAGTAG